The genomic stretch ATTTAGGTTAAAACCCTTGACCATTCCTTGTATAGATTTATGGGTGCTGAATCCATTTATTTCCAAACATAAAAGTTCAATTTATTGAACGAAAAATCCGTAGCCTTGTAATTCATTACAAGGCGGGAAATACTGAAGTTAATTATATTTATAGCAATCTTTTTTCTATTTCATATAATTTACCATAAAGCAGGATCTAATTGATAATATTCCCTTAATTGTTCATATAATAAAGGATGATTTACCGCCATTAATTTTCCTTTGAGAAAAAAAGCCTCCGTAGCCACTGCAAAAAATTCAACGGGATTGGTTGCCCCGTATTTATCAATAATAGTATATTCTTGTTTTTTCATGGATAAACATAATTTTTGATACTCTATTTTAAAGATATTTTGCCAGGTTAAAGTAGCTTCTAAATTCTTTAATCTAGGAGTACCTGTAGCATTACCAAATTCTTGGTCTAATTGATGGCTAAATTCATGTAAAACTACGTTACTTTCTGTATTATGAGATTGTGATTCTAGTTTGACATCTAACCAAGAAAAAAGAATATTACCATCTTTCCCTGATTTATAACCCACCGATGATTGACCTAATAATAAACTACTTTCGGGAGCATTTTTATTAAATTTTTTCTCTATTCTGTCAGGATAAATATAGATAAATTTTAGATATGGAAAATAATTACTTTTATGAGGATGTAAAAAGTTCGGATTATTATCGAGTAATAATAAACAGGCTTGGGAAGCAATAATTAGTTTCATTTGCTCAGTAACTTCGATGCCTTCTTTGCCTATAAATTCTTTTTCAGCAATAAATACTTTAATATAATTATGTAATTGGGGTTTATATTGATTAGGTAGTTTACGGTATAAATAAACGTTATTTTCAAGAAAACTAATCCACTCTTGATTAATGGGTGATGAATAAATTGATTGTCTTTTTTTATTTACTCTAAGGGCTAAAATAAATGCACAAAAAAGAATTAGTATTAAAAATACTACTATGAAATAAATATCGAACATTTTTGTTTAAATTTTTAGTTGTTGATGGGGTAACTAATAAAAAGTCATCTTCCATAACATTTATTTTATCCATCTACCTTTAAAATTAGTTTGTGATGAAACTATTCATCCTATGAAAATAACAGGATTAAATTATTATGACTACTGAAAATCTTAAAACAATTATTATTGGTGCAGGGGCATGGGGTACAAGTTTATGTTTTTTGCTTAACCGTGCAGGATTTGAATGTGAGGTGTGGAGTCGTCGGGCGGAAAAGTCTTTAGAAGAAGTGGTAAAGGATGCGGATGTCATTATTTCCGCTATTTCCATGAAGGGGGTTGTGGCGGTTAGTCAACAACTTAAGGAAATCGGTTTAAAGGATAAGGCTATTATTGTTACTGCTACTAAGGGTTTAGATTTTGAGACTACCCTTACCCCTTCTCAAATTTGGCAGGAGACTTTTCCTAACCATGCAGTAATAGTATTATCAGGGCCTAATCTTTCTAAGGAAATTAAAAAAGGTTTACCTGCAGCTACGGTATTGGCGAGTAATGATACGGAAGCGGCGGAGTTGGTACAAAGTATGTTTGCTTCTGATATTTTTAGGGTATATGTTAATAATGACCCCATTGGTACAGAATTGGGCGGTACATTAAAAAATGTAATGGCGATCGCCTCTGGGGTCTGTGATGGGTTAAACTTAGGTACAAATGCAAAAGCTGCCCTTTTAACTAGAGCATTGCCAGAAATGATTAGGGTAGGTACTCATTTGGGGGCATCGGTGGAAACATTTTTTGGTTTATCAGGGTTAGGAGATTTACTAGCTACCTGTGATAGCCCCTTATCCCGTAATTACCAAGTAGGTATGGGATTATCCCAAGGGAAGGCTTTAGATGACATTTTAGAGAATTTAGAAGGCACAGCAGAAGGGGTTAACACCGCTAATGTATTGATAAAATTAGCTAATAAAGAAAAAATACCCGTACCCATTTCCTATCAAGTTTATTTACTCTTAAAAGGAAAAGTATCTGCTGTGGAAGCTGTAGAAAACCTCATGGCGAGGGAATTAAAAGAAGAATTCTGGTATTTAGAATTTTAATCTATTCTGGGGGACATTCCCCCTTTATTGATAAATATCGAGATGACAGGATTTGAACCTGCGGCATCCTGCTCCCAAAGCAGGCGCGCTACCAAGCTGCGCTACATCTCGTAAGGCAAGTTTTTGCCATCATAAACAAGTTTAACTTAATTTAGTGGTTTTGACAAGGCAAGAAGTTTATGGATAGTTAATATCAAATCTGCTTGATCATTTACAAGTTA from Cyanobacterium stanieri LEGE 03274 encodes the following:
- a CDS encoding NAD(P)H-dependent glycerol-3-phosphate dehydrogenase, producing MTTENLKTIIIGAGAWGTSLCFLLNRAGFECEVWSRRAEKSLEEVVKDADVIISAISMKGVVAVSQQLKEIGLKDKAIIVTATKGLDFETTLTPSQIWQETFPNHAVIVLSGPNLSKEIKKGLPAATVLASNDTEAAELVQSMFASDIFRVYVNNDPIGTELGGTLKNVMAIASGVCDGLNLGTNAKAALLTRALPEMIRVGTHLGASVETFFGLSGLGDLLATCDSPLSRNYQVGMGLSQGKALDDILENLEGTAEGVNTANVLIKLANKEKIPVPISYQVYLLLKGKVSAVEAVENLMARELKEEFWYLEF
- a CDS encoding M90 family metallopeptidase, whose amino-acid sequence is MFDIYFIVVFLILILFCAFILALRVNKKRQSIYSSPINQEWISFLENNVYLYRKLPNQYKPQLHNYIKVFIAEKEFIGKEGIEVTEQMKLIIASQACLLLLDNNPNFLHPHKSNYFPYLKFIYIYPDRIEKKFNKNAPESSLLLGQSSVGYKSGKDGNILFSWLDVKLESQSHNTESNVVLHEFSHQLDQEFGNATGTPRLKNLEATLTWQNIFKIEYQKLCLSMKKQEYTIIDKYGATNPVEFFAVATEAFFLKGKLMAVNHPLLYEQLREYYQLDPALW